The genomic region GAGCAGAAAAACGACGTCGGGGCAGAAGGAGGATTTTTAAGCAGACTGCTGGGCGGCAGAGGAAACAACGGCACAAGACGCACGGCGGCGGTTACAGAGATAATCTCGCCGGACATCTGGCAAAGATACGAAGAGAAACAGCTCGTTGCCGAAGGACGGAATGTTATGGGAATTATTCCTGTCGTGCATATTCAGAATATCGCGCAGCCATTGTATTACGAAGGGATAAGCGATGTCGAGCCTTTGGTGCCGCTTCAGGACGAACTGAATACGAGATTGAGCGACAGGGCAAGCAGGATAACTTTTCAGGCGTTCAAGATGTATCTGGCAAAAGGCATTGAAGGCGTTGAGAACAGGGCGGTTTCACCGGGCAGGATGTGGTGCACGGATAATCCTGACGCGAGTATCGAACAATTCGGCGGAGACAGCACATCGCCAAGCGAGGATATGCATATCGCCGAAATCAGGGAGGCACTGGACAAGGCAAGCGGCGTAACGCCGGTGGTCGCAGGAGTGCTGAAAGATAAAATCGGCAATCTGACCAGTGCCGTCGCACTGAAATTGATGCTGATGGGAACGCTGGCAAAAACCGAGCGGAAACATTTTGTTTACGGGCAGGGGCTTAAGGACATCGCCGCGATGATAATGCATCTTCTCGATGTTACAAATATTTATCCGAACTCAAAAGATGAGAGAGTATTCGATGTGATTTTTCCAAGTCCATTGCCGGAGAACACACTGGAAAAACTCAATGAGGCAAAATTGAAACAGCAGCTCGGAGTGCCGCAGGAACAGGTACTGAGAGAGTTAGGCTATGAAATAAGTTCATAAGAACACAGAACACAGAACTCAGAATACAGAATCTAAGTCCTAAAATAAATTCACAGGAGAAATTTAAATGAGTCAGATTGACACAGAAAATTCCGCCGTCGCCAAGGCTATGGCGGACAGGGGTTCAGATGAGCCGCAGGGGCGAAGCGAAAAACTTGTCGATGTAAGCGAGGCGATTCGCTACCGCAAAAGGGCACAGCTTGCCGAGCAAAAGAAAACGCTGCTTGAAGAGGAACTTGCCGAGAGAAAAAGCGAAGTGGAAAGATTGAGCAATAATCTTTCGCAACTGACAATCGAACGGCAGTTAATAGAAAAACTTGTTTCAGCGGGCGTGCGGGATTTGGAAGCTGCCGTGATTATAGGCAGAACCAGACTCGAGGACAATGCAGAGGCTACGGCGGCAGACGTTGTCGAGCAACTGCGAAAAGAGAAAGGTTATCTTTTTAATGACACTCCGGCTGCTGCGGTTGGCGCAAAGACAAGCGGAGTCAAAGACAGGTTGTCAGGGGCAACAGGGTCTCTTGAGCGGGCGGCTAAAAAGGCCGTCAAAAGCGGTTCAAGAACGGACCTGCAGGAGTATCTGCGGGCGAGAAGAAATTTTGTATAGCCACAAAGGCACAAAGACACAAAAAATTAATAAAAAGAAAGGAATAAATTATGGCTTTTACAGGTAAAGCAACATATTCGGCAGGAGTCGGACTTCCTGAACTTGCGGAAGATGTTTGTGATATTGTCGGGATTATATCGCCGGTCGAGACGCACTTGCTTGATGCAATAGGCGACCCGCTGCGCGAGGCGAGAAGCACATATCACGAATGGCTCGAAGATTCGCTTGTGCCGAACAAAGATGTAATCAGCGACGGTTCAATCAGCGACCCTGACGGCGAGACCAGCTTCGATGTCGCCAACGGCGACAGATTCAGAACCGGCGACCAGATTCAGACCTCAGGCAGCGAAGAACTGATGCTTGTTACAGGCGTAAGCGGCGGCACAATTACAGTCGTTCGCGGATACGCAGGCACAATGCCTGAAGATATCGCTGACGGTCAGGTGATTCATATTCTCGGTAACGCGGCTCTCGAAGGCGACGATAAACCGGCAGCAAGATTTACCAACCGCGTCCGCTGCGGAAATTACACGCAGATTTTCACGGCCGGCGTTGAAGTGAGCGGCACCAATATCGCAGCCAGTCATCTCGGTATTTCAAACGAGATAGATTATCAGAAGGGCGAAAAACTGCGCGAGCTGATTCGCGACCTTGAGAACACGGTTATCAACGGCGGTCAGCCATCGGCAAATCCGCAGGGTTCGGCTTCTGTTCGCAGGAGTATGAAAGGCATTGTCCAGAGCATCGCGACAAATGTTTATCGGCCCGGCGATTCGGGATTTCCGAGCGGAGACGGTCTCGATGAGGCGAAGATTAATTATGTTCTGCGCCAGATTTGGGAAAACAGCAGCGGCAATGTTGACTTGATTGTCGTCGGAGGTTTTCAGAAGCGGAAAATTAACTCGTTCCTTAGTGCAAACAGAAGTTTCGGAGCGGCCGATACGGCGTACACCGATATGGTCAGCGTTTATGAAAGCGACTTCGGCGTTTGCAGGATTGTTACGAGCAGATGGATTCCGCAGGACGCAGTATTGCTTCTCGATTCATCGCGCATAAGCGTTCTTCCGCTTGCGGGCAGAAGTTTCTACTTCAAGCCTCTGGCGAGCAGCGGCGATTATGAATGCGGCCAGCTAATCGGCGAATACACACTTGAGTTCAAAAACGAGGCTGCGCACGGTCTTATCAGAGACCTTGCAATAAGTTAAGAATTACAGCGTGGGCTAAAGCCCACCCTACGATTTATTTTTTTCGGCCGGGCGCGGACATCTACAAAACAATTACGATAGTTTTAAAGGTTAGATGGTTCCAGCCCGGCCGGGGAAAAATAAGAGGGCATAATAATGAATACTTTTTCAAATGATGTAGATGTTTTGAGATATGAGCCGAGCCTGTTCGGCGATTTACATTTCGCAGGTCAGGTATTGATAAGCGGCAGCGATGGAGAAATTTCAGATACCGCTTTCACTGCGGCGGATGCGGATTTTAACGCGGCAAATATTTCTGCCGGTATGGTTATTTATCTGCAAAGCACTGACGGTGCTGTCGATAGCGCGTATGAGATAGTATCGGTGGATTCGGCGACGCAGCTTACGGTTTCAGTTTTAAGAGCCGATGGGCAGGCAGAAGCGGTTGCTCTGACAGACGGCGAAAATGTTGCTTACAGAATCTGCACATATCAGCCGCAGGGCAATGAAGTGTTTTTGCAGCTTACGCAGCATTTCGGATTAAGACCGGGCATCGCGGACGGCCAGTACTGCGCAGATGACATTCTCGATGTGTCGGTTTTGAGACAGGTCTCTGTTTATGGTGTGTTGTCGATAATTTACGCGAGTCTTACAGGCAAAAAAGCGGACAGCGGAGAGAACTTCTGGCAGAAGAGCAAATATTACAGACAGCTTTATGAAAAGGCGATGCAGCGGTGCAGGGTCAGTATTGATTTGGGCGACGACGGCGTTGCGGATTCTGTCCGCAGCGGAGCAAGCGTCAGACTGCTGAGGGACTAAATGCGAGTGTCGATAGATGACAGAATATTTTTTGATGAGGACTGTTTCGAACTTGAGGTTCAAAGTCCGCAGAGAAGCGTCATTCAAAAATCGGCGGCGGGTCTGGACGGTCAGGTAAGTATCGACCTGGGACTGCGAAGAAGAAAACTGATTCAAAAAGGCGAGCTTCGAGCAAAGAGTCAGACCGAGCTTCAGAAAAAAATAGACGAGATAAATGAAATTATAGACGGCGAGACGCACATTTTTAAAAATGCAGACGGCAGAGTGTTTGAAAATCTTGTGATTGAGGAATTTAAGACAGGAAAAATGATAAACGGCGGCGTGCATACGAGCTGTCAATACGAGATAATATACTCACAGCAGGGTTAAATATGCTTATAAACGAGGGAATAAATAAAGTAAGGGCATTTGTGCTGGCCGGGGGCACTGCGGTTGTCAAATGGCATTCGACTTACGACGATAAGCTGTATCAGGTTTATGTCAACGGCAGATTCGCAGGCGCAACTATCGAGCCGATGCAGAGAGAAATTGTCGTGGCAATTCCGTTTTCTGTAATGACAGCCGCGAGGATAGAAGTATTCGCGGTTGAGCCGGAGTTTGCTGATACGGATTTTTCCAATGAAGTCGAGTCGGGTCAAAAGCAAACAGGGCGGGTCAAACTCGAATTGCCAAGGACCGACGATTTGCCGATGGGCGGTGAGGTTAATTTTTATCTTGAAGGAAACAGGCTCAATAACAGGAGCATAAAAATCCTGCCGGAGTTTGCGGACAAGGGCGGATTCGGATTGAGCGGTTTCGGCAGCAGTGATTTTGGTTATGACGGCTCGGCGGCAATTGGGCTGGGCAAAGGAGTATTCGGCATCGGCTGGTTCGGTTTCGATGCGGATATGCTCAACTGGCAAAGCGGACAATTGCAGGCAGGCAGATATAAATTTGAAATTGAGATTACTGATAGTTTTGGCAATACGGTCGGCGAGAGAATTGAAACAGAAACGATAATAGTTATTCCGCCTGCGAGGCCTGCTGAAAGACTGACTGTAAAATCTTTCGACAGACAGAGCGGGAAATTGATTTTACAGGTTGAATAGGAGATTTGAAAATGGCAGAGATTTATCCATCGGACAATGAGCTTTTGAATATTTTGAGCGACGATGAGACGGGCGTTGAGTACATCACGACGGGCAAGTCGCCTTATTACCTTGAGTTTCGCAAACTGCTCTACCGACTGATTCTGGCGGCAAAGCGGGCCAATGACCTGCGGGTCTTTGACGAGGGCGGACTGGATATCGGCGTCAAGAGCGGCAGATTTTGGCTCGGAACAACGCTTGTCGAATACAGCGGTTCAGCCGGCAATACGCTCTCCGACGACAGGGACAATATATATATCTATCTTGATTCGTCAGGCAATCTGGTTGTGAATGAATACAGCCAATTTCCTGATATGGAAACGACACCTCATTTCAGACTGGCAATCGTAACGACAAACGGCGGAGAAATTACGTCAATAACCGATGTCAGATGCAGTTACTATGTGCCGGTAAGCGGGGCGTAAAATGGCAAATAAATTTGTATCATCAGCAGGACCAAAGGGTACGGGCGACGGCAGCAGCGAAGAAAACGCCCGGAACCTGACTATTGCGCTGACCAGTGCGGCGGCGGGCGATTATGTATGGATAAAAAATGACGGTACTTATGCCGGTATTTTCATTGTCGGCTGCAGCGGTTCATATACGGCGAATACGCATATATTTTTTATCGGCTATAACGATATTAATAACTGCGATTTGGTAAATCATATAAGTGATATGGATTACGGCAGGGGTTACTGGGGCGGGCCGCTTAATCCAAACGCTGCGAATTGCTGGGTCAATATCGATGGGCAGGGCGCAGCGACTAATGTCGTATATCAGTACTCGAAAAATAACATACACTGGCGGAATATATATTTTCACAATAGCAATAAGGCCGCGTACAACTGCGCCTTTTATGCGAAAAGCTGCTCGGGAACCACATTTACCAAATGCAAGTTTACAGACGGCTATATGAATCTGTGGGTCGATACCAATAGCACAAACTGTATGATTAAATACTGCTATTTCAGCGATTACACAATTTCAAATCTTGATATCGGAGGTGGAAGCTATCTGAATATGTTTTCGCACTGTGTTTTCAACGGCGGGGCGGCAAAGATATACAGGTCAACAGGCTGTAACAGCATATTCATCGGCGGTGCTTACGCTGTCGGAGCTTTTTACTTTCAGAATATCGTCTTTAACAACACAATGTACAACCAAAGCTCATACTGTCTGGCTTACGGACACGATTCATACGCAGGCGGACTGATTGAGTACAACAATATCTTTGTGCCGGCAGTGAAGAACGTACCAGCGATATATAAAAACGGATACGGCTCCTTAGCCTACTCTGGTTTCGGCTGCGCTTACTGCATAGCTGATAACAGTATTTTGGATACGCCTTATAACGGCGAAAACTGTCTTAATGTAAATCCGCAGTTTGTAAATATTGCCGGCAATGATTTCAGGCCGACAAATCCGCTGCTTTTGCGCGGCGGTATGCCTGACTTTGTGGGAAATCCGGGTCGAATCGGAGCGGTTCTGCAAAAATATCAGTTCATATCAAAGGCCAGAGCGGCCAATATGGGCAGACTTTCAATATTCAGATAGGAGTTTCAATAATGGCAAATTCAACGATAGATATTCCATTTTATATTTCCAAAGACGGCGTGCCTCTGGTCGGCGCCTCAGATGAAATGAATTTTGAGTCTTTGAAAACAATCGGCGGAACAGACAAAATCAATTGGGCACCTGCAATTTCTGAAATCGGCGGAGGCTGGTACAAGTTCAGCGCCGCTTACGGCTCTGTGCCGTTTGACGCAGGCGACCTTATCGGCGTTATCGACGCGGATAAGGACGGGGCCAACAAACTGGCAAACGCAGAGAGATATGTGCCGGTAGAAGTCAGACTGGATTTTTACGCATTGGCCAGAAGCGTTTACAAAATGTCGCAGGATAAACTCACCGGCGATATGGAAATCAAAAATCCAGATGGTGATACAATTCTCAAGCTCGATATTACCGACAGCGACAGCGAAGTTATCAGAGAACCGGCGGCAGAATAAATGGATACTAAATTTTTTGACAGTTTAAGCGGCGGAGATTCGGCAAACGGGGTCAAACTCTGTATGGGGCTTACAGACGGCGAGTTCTGGGCAAGGCCGGCGGGTTTGCAGCTTTTGTATCAGGGGCGGGAGATTGACGATGTTGATTTCGGCCGGATAGCTGATGTCTCAAATATAAATGAAAATTCATTTGAGGTCGTATCCGGCCAGCCTTTAAGCAGACATCTCTACATCGCAAGACGGGTCAACTGCTGCGGAATGGAAGAACAAACACTGTCGGCGGCGGTGAAAGTCGAATTTGACAGTTCGGGCAATTTTGTTGGCGGGGCAATATGAGCAAGTCAAACATAATAGATTTTTACGAGCCTCAAAACGATTCGCTTGCTGTCGGCGCAGTGTCAGCAAAGGTTTATCTCGACGGACAGTTATGCGATTATCTCGTCGCTGAAAAGGTAACGCTTGCCGCTGACGAGTTCGGTCAGGCGGTATTGAGCTATTACCCGAAAGATAAAAGCGTACTGCCGGAAGAAACAGACTGTCTCGTCAGATGCGGACAAAGAATCATTATAAAGACAGGCTACGACGGCGGAATCGGAGAATACCGGCCGCAGGAATGGCAAATCTTCGCGGGGCTTGTCGAGCGGATTGATACGGAAATATCCGGAAATCAGCAGAAGACAACCGTCATCGCAAAAGATTCTTCTGTCTGTTCCAAACCGCAGCTTTGCAGAGAAGTCGAGCTGAACTGTCAGTGGCCGGGCGAGAGAATCAGCGTTTCAAGAACAAACATCGCTGAAATAACCGGCGTAAAAAATTGTTCGCCGATGCACGAGAAACAGTTTCAGATAAAGACGCTGACGCTTTTGCCGGGGTTCTGTATCGGCGACAGGATAACCGCAAGTCCCGACAGCAGGGATATTCTCGGCGTCAAATACGACAACAGAAGTATATGCAGTATTGAAAAGATACAAATGGATTTCGTAAATCAGCAGATAATCCTGACGGCGGTAAAAAAGAGAAAGTAGCCACTAAGACACGAAGACGCTAAGAAAAATATATATTTAAAATACTTTGTGCCTTAGTGCCTTTGTGGCTGGCTGGAAAGAGCAAATATGGCGGATTCAGAAAAAAAGAACTGGTATTTCAATAAGCAAATCGATTTGTCGGTTCTGGTACAGCTTGTCTTTCTTGCGGCGCTGATTGTCGGAACGTGGGTCAATCTTCAAAAACAGCTTTCGATATTGCAGCACGACATAACGAGCCTGATTGAGACGCAGAAACAATTTCAGCGTCAGATAGAGGAATTGAGCCGGGCAAGCATAAGCTACGAATACCGGCTGCGTTCGATTGAAAAAACTCTGCCTGACGCCGATATCGGCAAAAAAGGTTCCTGACACCTTTTAACTTCTTATTTATAAAGATGTTATGATGCTATTTTTAAGAAAAAGGTTCCTGACACCTTTTTTTGTTAAACGATGTTTGAAAGGAGTCGTAATGGAAGATAAGGAGCAATATATATCACCTGAACCTTACAGTCTTGCGATGACGATTCTGAGCGAGAACTTTACCAGCGATTTGGCGATGGTCTGGCGGCTGAGAAACTGGCGCGGCGACTTTTATCTCTGGCACGAGGGCTGCTATAAGCCTTTGAGCGACAACGCGATTAAAAATTTCGTAGGCTCACTCGTTGCCGAGCTTGTCTGCAAAGGCAAAATCAGAAAGTTCAGCTCTCATCTTCGCAACGAAATTATCGAGGCAATCCGCAGCCAGACAGGTATTCCCGACCATTACGAGCTGAATACCTGGCTCAGGGAGCCGAATCTGTCAAAGCCGGATAACTGCATAGTTACCGCCAACGCGATTGTTTATACGACAATCGAACTAAAGGACGGGAAAAAATTCGTTCTTGGTCATAGTCCGGAATTTTTCAGTCTTAACATACTTCCTTACCGCTATGAGGAAAAAGCCGATTGCCCGAAATGGCTGGAGTTTCTCGACGAAATCACCTCAGGCGACAAAGAGATGCAAACGCTGCTCTGCCAGTGGGCCGGTTATCTTTTGCGGAACGATTTGAACGAGCAGAAATTTCTGCTTTGCTTCGGCAGCGGCGCCAACGGCAAAGGCGTGTTCTTCAGGATTATGGAAAGTATGCTCGGCGACGACAACTGCTCGCACGTGCCGCTTCATCAGTTCGCAAATTCATTCGCGCTCGGCTCGACGCTCGGCAAAAAACTTAACAGCACATCGGAAAGCAGTGAAGAAGTCTGCAAATGCGCCGAGAGCCTTTTGAAAAGCTATGTCGCCGGCGACCGGATGGACTTTGCGAGAAAATTCAGGGAGCCGATACGCGCGATACCGACCGCGAAAGTTATGATAGCGACGAACGAACTGCCGCGATTCAGCGACCCATCGTGCGGAATCTGGCGGCGTATGATTCTTGTGCCTTTCAATGTTACAATCCCGCCTGAAAAGCAGGACAAACAGCTCGTCTCGAAACTGACTGTTGAACTGCCGGGGATTTTCAACTGGGCATTGCAGGGCGTTAAACTGCTTAAAGAGCACAAAGGCTTTATTGTGCCGACATCTTCGGTCGATGCGATGAAGTCTTATCGAAGCACAACCGACCCGGCGAGAATGTTCCTTGAGGAAAATTTCATCAGCGCTCAAAACTGTTCCGGCGAGCCGGTGCAGAAAGTCTATAACGCATACAGAAAATGGTGCGAGGCGGGCGGTTACAATCCTTTGACGATTAATCAGCTTGGTCAGAGAGTTTTAAGCGTTTTCCCGATGGTGCAAAAGATAAGGAAAAGAATCGCAGACAAACGGGATAACTATTATGAGTTTCTGTCATTAATAAAGGATAGTCAGGTATATGATGACATTATCAGTAATGAACCTTTGTTCATCTGTCCACCATGTCCATAACCGTTTTCAATTAATACAGAATAAAAAGAGAAGAAAGAGAAAATAAAAATTTTATATTAATAGGAAACTATATGGTCGTGGTGGCCGGACAAATCTCAAATCTTAATTTTCAAATTATTTAAAGGAGAAAATCTATGAATTGGAAAGTGATTTTATCGGTGATTGTTGTCGGAGCTGTAGTATTTGCGACCGGCTGTCAGTTCGCTTACGATTTCTGGCCCGCGGAAATTTCGCCATTGGCGGTTAAATACGCCGGCCGCGAGCCGAACAGTATTAAATGGTACGAGAAAAATCTGCGTACCGCCGGCGAATTGAAAAACGAGGTGATTGATATCTATATCGGCGAACAGTTACGGCTCGACTATCTTGCAAATCTCAACAAGGAAAAGTATCAGCAGGTAATCGGCATACTCGACCTGTCGATAAAGCAGGCTCAGGCCGACAGAATGGCCCTGATAGGTACGCTCGACCAGCCCGGCTGGCTGCTGACCGGCCTGCTTACTCTTTTGCCGGTGGGTTCGTATGTCGCGGGCTGGCGAACCTTGTGGCCGAACCATTACACAGAACAGGAAGTTCAGGCCGAAATCGCAAAAATTAAGAACGATTCAGCATCTGTAAAAAGCTGATTTTAATTGAAATCTGAGAAAAATTACCTACTATTTACCGATTATTGCGACAAAATTTGCCGATAATATACTTGACTGTTTTGGTAATAGATTATATAATATGTGTTTTAGTCAACGGAGGTCAATCAGGATTGTCGGAACAAGACCAAAAAACCAAACTCGGGAAACCAACGCCTTTTGTATTGGCTGTGAATATTTGTGATTCTATAATAAGAGATGAAACAACCAAAAAAGTATCTTTGATAGGTCTTTTTAGTGTTATTCGAGCAACTAATTTTCCAGCTGTACATCCTTTGCTGCATATATATGCAGCATTGACGAATGGACATGGCAAGTATAAAACTGGTTTTCGGTTTGTACGTATAGGTAAGGATGAAGAAAAGATTTTGCCTGAACTGAATGGCGAGTTGAATTTTGCTAACCCATTGCAAGTTGTGGAAATTAATTTTAGTTTGCGGAATCTTACATTAAATCAGCCGGGTACATATGAAATACAAATTATATGTGATGGTTCAATAGTAGGACAAAGAAAATTTTATGTTATGCCAATGAAAAGAATGCTCAATACAGATGGAACAGAGGTAAAATGATGTCTCAAGTATTAAATGAAAATGAAGTTTATTATGTTTTTGATGAGCAGGAAGAGGTCTCTTATAATTTTGATGCAACACAAGTTGTCCCTTCGTTATATGTTAAATTTCCGCAACATGAACAAGATAACGAAGAAACAAATCTTGCGGTTTTAGCGTCCCAAAGTAAAGCCTTTGATTTTTTAAATGACCCTGCAGAAGATATATACAACCTAAATGATGGCAAGCCGGTATGAGGGCAAGGAGAGGGGATATAGTATTATTACCATACCCTTTTACCGATTTGAGTTCAATTAAAGTTCGACCGGCAGTGGTGGTTTCTGGTGATTCATTTAATAAAATGGGAGAATCGGTATTCGTCTTTATTACATCCAAAATCTATAATAATCCCTTTGATTTTCGCTTGGAAGAAAACAATGAAGATTTTAAAAAAACAGGTTTAAAAACTTCATCAACATTCAGAGTAGGCAAACTAATTTGTCTTGAGCAAAGTCTTATTCAAAGAAAAATCGGTTATGCGTGTGTAAATATTTTGAATAAAATAGACAACCAACTCAGAATTCTTTTCGAACTTTACAAATGACATATTTTCGTCTTTGACGAGATTTTTACATTCTCTATTATCAGTACCAACTTTATTTGTTCTGTACTTAGGCTGGCGAACCTTGTGGCCGAACCATTACACAGAACAGGAAGTTCAGGCCGAAATCGCAAAAATCAAAAGCGGTTCAACGACGTCAACAAACTGATTTTATCGGGCTTTTCAGAAGAGGACATTCCCTATAACCAATTTGCGCATTTTTTATAACCAATTTGCGCATCATCTAATTATGCACGGTAAATAGGCCGATATTACTGATATGAATTTACCTATGGAGACAGGTGTGCGACTATGAAAATGAAAAAGCAGCGAAAAGTTCTTGTCATTGACGACAGTCAGCCGAATCTTATTCTGCTCAAGGCTCATCTTACGAGTATGGGTTTGGTTGCGCTTCTTGCCGATAATGCCGCCGACGGCATTACTATTGCCGCCGAGCAGAAGCCGGATGTTATTCTGCTTGATGTGATGATGCCGGAGGTTGACGGTTTTGAAACATGCAGACGTCTCAAGGCCGACATTCGCACAGCTTCGATACCCGTTATTTTTGTTTCAGCCAAGGACCAGAGCGATGATAAAGTCAGCGGCCTGAAACTCGGCGCGGTCGATTATGTAACCAAGCCGTTCAACAAAGGCGAACTGCAGGCCCGCGTGGGAATCGTGCTCCAGATGACCGAGCTTCAGGAAAGGCTGCTTCTGCTTGCCAATACCGATGAGCTTACCGGCCTTTCGAACAGGCGCCACTTTTTCGAGATTCTCGAACGCGAAATACTGCAGGCCAAGATACGAGGCGGTTCGATTGCCGTAATGATGTTCGATGTTGACCATTTCAAAAATGTTAACGATACTTACGGCCATCTTGCAGGCGACAAAATCCTGCAGCAGGTCGGCAAAATTCTTAATGAAAACATTTACCCGATGGATTTGGCGGGAAGATACGGCGGCGAAGAATTTGTTCTGCTTATGCCGGGCATGCCGATGGAAATCGCCACGCAGCGGGCGCAGAAACTTCGCTCGGTAATCGACAAATACAATTGGGAAATTGAGAATAAGTCCATATCGGTTACATGCAGTGCGGGCATCGCAATCTTTAGCGGCATCGACAGTACCGACCCTTACGAGCTTATAAGAAGAGCCGACGATGCTCTTTACGCGGCCAAGCATCGCGGAAGAAACTGCGTTGTTTCTTATGACCAGTTGAATCCCGACGAGCGGATACAGGTTCATCATGACGAGGATTTCCGTGAGCTGCAGAGCAAAATATCTTCGCTCGCCCAGCAGATAAGGGGACAGACGCTCGGCATAATAACCGCCTTTACAAAGGCGATTACGGTTAAGGACCCTTACCTTGCAGGCCATGTTGAAAATGTCAAAAAATACGCCGTTGAAATCGCAAAACAAATGGAAGTTTCTGATGCGCTGATAGAGCAGCTTGAAACCGCGGCGATACTGCACGACCTCGGTAAGATTGTTATTCCGAATCATATTCTTCGCAAAACAGGCGCGCTTACCGATGATGAAATTAGAATCGTTCAGCGTCATCCTATTTCCAGCGCCGAGATTCTTGCCCCAATCGGCATATTCGGTCAGGAAATTGTGATTATAAGACATCATCACGAAAACTTCGACGGCACAGGTTATCCAAACGGGCTTGTGGGCAAAAATATTCCTATCGGCTCGCGGATTCTTGCCGTCGCTAATGTTTTCGATTCAATGACCTCTGCTCAGCCGTGGAATGCAAATTCCAAATCCGCAGACGATGCTCTCGGCGAGATAGTCAGCCTTAGCGGCTCTCAATTCGACCCGGAGGTCGTGGATGCTTTCAAGAAGATATACGCGGCGAATCACAATAACTGGCCGCTGTCTCAAAAGCGGAAAGTCGAAACCGCAGCCGCCGCAGCCGTCTGATTTGATAACTGTCGGCTTATTTTGTGATTCTTTTTGTAAGTTCGGCAAGCTGCGACTGGATTTTTTCGCTGGATTGCTGCAGTTCGGAGATTTTCCCGCAGGCGTGCATAACCGTCGTATGGTCTCTTCCGCCCAGATGTCCGCCGATTTCCTCGAGACTGTGGCTGGTCAGACTTCTGGCCAGATACAT from Phycisphaerae bacterium harbors:
- a CDS encoding diguanylate cyclase; protein product: MKMKKQRKVLVIDDSQPNLILLKAHLTSMGLVALLADNAADGITIAAEQKPDVILLDVMMPEVDGFETCRRLKADIRTASIPVIFVSAKDQSDDKVSGLKLGAVDYVTKPFNKGELQARVGIVLQMTELQERLLLLANTDELTGLSNRRHFFEILEREILQAKIRGGSIAVMMFDVDHFKNVNDTYGHLAGDKILQQVGKILNENIYPMDLAGRYGGEEFVLLMPGMPMEIATQRAQKLRSVIDKYNWEIENKSISVTCSAGIAIFSGIDSTDPYELIRRADDALYAAKHRGRNCVVSYDQLNPDERIQVHHDEDFRELQSKISSLAQQIRGQTLGIITAFTKAITVKDPYLAGHVENVKKYAVEIAKQMEVSDALIEQLETAAILHDLGKIVIPNHILRKTGALTDDEIRIVQRHPISSAEILAPIGIFGQEIVIIRHHHENFDGTGYPNGLVGKNIPIGSRILAVANVFDSMTSAQPWNANSKSADDALGEIVSLSGSQFDPEVVDAFKKIYAANHNNWPLSQKRKVETAAAAAV
- a CDS encoding DUF5309 family protein, giving the protein MAFTGKATYSAGVGLPELAEDVCDIVGIISPVETHLLDAIGDPLREARSTYHEWLEDSLVPNKDVISDGSISDPDGETSFDVANGDRFRTGDQIQTSGSEELMLVTGVSGGTITVVRGYAGTMPEDIADGQVIHILGNAALEGDDKPAARFTNRVRCGNYTQIFTAGVEVSGTNIAASHLGISNEIDYQKGEKLRELIRDLENTVINGGQPSANPQGSASVRRSMKGIVQSIATNVYRPGDSGFPSGDGLDEAKINYVLRQIWENSSGNVDLIVVGGFQKRKINSFLSANRSFGAADTAYTDMVSVYESDFGVCRIVTSRWIPQDAVLLLDSSRISVLPLAGRSFYFKPLASSGDYECGQLIGEYTLEFKNEAAHGLIRDLAIS
- a CDS encoding phage/plasmid primase, P4 family encodes the protein MEDKEQYISPEPYSLAMTILSENFTSDLAMVWRLRNWRGDFYLWHEGCYKPLSDNAIKNFVGSLVAELVCKGKIRKFSSHLRNEIIEAIRSQTGIPDHYELNTWLREPNLSKPDNCIVTANAIVYTTIELKDGKKFVLGHSPEFFSLNILPYRYEEKADCPKWLEFLDEITSGDKEMQTLLCQWAGYLLRNDLNEQKFLLCFGSGANGKGVFFRIMESMLGDDNCSHVPLHQFANSFALGSTLGKKLNSTSESSEEVCKCAESLLKSYVAGDRMDFARKFREPIRAIPTAKVMIATNELPRFSDPSCGIWRRMILVPFNVTIPPEKQDKQLVSKLTVELPGIFNWALQGVKLLKEHKGFIVPTSSVDAMKSYRSTTDPARMFLEENFISAQNCSGEPVQKVYNAYRKWCEAGGYNPLTINQLGQRVLSVFPMVQKIRKRIADKRDNYYEFLSLIKDSQVYDDIISNEPLFICPPCP
- a CDS encoding phage portal protein, with the protein product MAYDFSNFETDSLNPNFVDWLVDEQWVDMQTHFGRLWDYYQNPMYSPAGLSAADAKLNESARTYIQAQEIGLPARITGVKRIQTSGLLGGRAVADVERKEVVIENDIGWRINAMVDFLFGKGADIVSRAEDKNRRIEIDKIIKQIFNANGGVRFFQDMAVLGAVYGFVDCIVRPGPKIADFCVRRMNEPRPQGSGLNELVSDCGLELIEAPRALPVLDEKDFRKINFYIQHFIEQKNDVGAEGGFLSRLLGGRGNNGTRRTAAVTEIISPDIWQRYEEKQLVAEGRNVMGIIPVVHIQNIAQPLYYEGISDVEPLVPLQDELNTRLSDRASRITFQAFKMYLAKGIEGVENRAVSPGRMWCTDNPDASIEQFGGDSTSPSEDMHIAEIREALDKASGVTPVVAGVLKDKIGNLTSAVALKLMLMGTLAKTERKHFVYGQGLKDIAAMIMHLLDVTNIYPNSKDERVFDVIFPSPLPENTLEKLNEAKLKQQLGVPQEQVLRELGYEISS
- a CDS encoding type II toxin-antitoxin system PemK/MazF family toxin; the encoded protein is MRARRGDIVLLPYPFTDLSSIKVRPAVVVSGDSFNKMGESVFVFITSKIYNNPFDFRLEENNEDFKKTGLKTSSTFRVGKLICLEQSLIQRKIGYACVNILNKIDNQLRILFELYK